One genomic segment of Centropristis striata isolate RG_2023a ecotype Rhode Island chromosome 13, C.striata_1.0, whole genome shotgun sequence includes these proteins:
- the LOC131983821 gene encoding complement C1q-like protein 2 codes for MKKIVLLFVAFSCCSCQEQVNENSQKLGQCLGSNCCCDNSLTSISQTLGAVGEKVANMAEKITFLEAKLQKTEQEVLELRSMIGATPQVAFSAALRDSGSGNTGPFTAATPLKYKRVFSNTGNCYNPSTGIFTAVVKGMYFFRFSMFNNLTPTPSSVTSLMKNGVRLTSVWDTSGSDANDMGSNAAVIPLEVGDNVYVELAANRLVYDDSMNYNTFGGFLLFAM; via the exons ATGAAGAAGATTGTGTTACTGTTTGTAGCGTTCAGCTGCTGTTCATGTCAAGAGCAAGTTAATGAAAACAGCCAGAAACTTGGTCAGTGCTTAGGTTCaaactgctgctgtgacaactccCTCACTTCCATATCTCAAACCCTGGGAGCAGTGGGAGAGAAAGTTGCAAACATGGCGGAGAAAATAACATTCCTGGAGGCAAAGCTGCAAAAAACTGAACAAGAAGTCCTGGAGCTGCGCAGCATGATTGGAG CCACTCCTCAGGTGGCCTTTTCGGCAGCTCTCAGGGATTCTGGCTCTGGAAACACTGGACCTTTCACTGCTGCTACCCCACTTAAGTATAAGAGGGTCTTCTCCAACACTGGCAATTGCTACAATCCTTCAACAG GCATTTTCACAGCAGTGGTCAAAGGGATGTACTTCTTTCGATTCTCAATGTTCAACAACCTCACTCCAACACCAAGCTCTGTCACAAGCCTCATGAAGAACGGTGTGCGGCTAACATCTGTCTGGGACACTAGCGGGTCTGATGCCAATGACATGGGCAGCAACGCTGCTGTCATTCCCCTCGAGGTGGGAGACAATGTGTATGTGGAGCTCGCTGCAAACAGGCTGGTCTATGATGATAGCATGAACTACAACACCTTCGGTGGTTTCCTGCTCTTCGCTATGTAA